The Bactrocera dorsalis isolate Fly_Bdor chromosome 3, ASM2337382v1, whole genome shotgun sequence genomic interval gaagtttgtaacactcagaagcAAACGTCGGAGCCCCTTTAAGTATATAGTTGTACACaaatgatcagtgtgacgatctgagtcgatttaatATGAGAGACAAGATATCAGCAACTAATAGTAAAAAATCCATATTACCCATAAAACcactttggaaaaatatatggtGAACAGCGTATGGCCTTCTGATGCCGATATAAAATTGTCCGAACAAGGTGAAGCGCAACATAACTCCGCGACATAATTTTCacagacaacaacaactgattagGGCCAATATGTAGTGGAGTATGCACTGAGAGCCCCACCAATTTAAATGGATTGAAGGACAACGGTGTGCACCACCAATTTTCACGTTGATCCACTTTGTGGCGTCATGTCACCGAATACTAACTGCCACATCGATGTTAGAAGAGGAAGACGGAACAATATGTGCAAAAAATCGGTGCAGGAACGACAACCAACGATAATAAATCCATTCAAACGAGGGGAATATGGCTCTTTAATCACTATTATTGAGAATTTATGTCAGCGGTTGTTACTTCTTAAAGTTGCAACCGCGCATTGCTTGCCTAATTTGTGGCTATATAATTTGCTAATGTTCATACCTAACCTGTAAGTTAGCTGAAGCCAAATTGAAACTTAAACACCTCCAAGTTAGGCGTAGACAAGCTCAACAgctaatgtgttttttttttgcaattgcaaggtgttgttgttgtttttgttgccggtGCTATCTGAGCTGCTTCGCTTTCACCTTTTTTGCAAGATATCTGATGACGTATTTCGTGTTTCCTGATCACTAAGCTCTAACTAATCACCAATTCAAAACTATAAACATTCTAGTATAATTCAGCCTTCGCAAAGACAACCACGATCCAAATCGATCTCTTAGGCGTATGCAATTAGAAAAACCAAAGATTAATGTTCAGTATTATTGTAAATACCACGGATAGTATCTTTATCCTCAACGCAATCTTATTTCAATTTAGAACTATTTTGGATCGATACATATACGTAGAAAAATTGTTTCACGCTTTAGCATCGCACTCAAATGCAATTGTTGCGTTTTCCTTGCCAGCAGTAATATCTTGTAATCGCCATAATTCTATGTTGGCTTACAACTTTTAGgcgatttttaattaataaaatgttaGTCAATGCTGCCGTTAGTCCGACACATCTAACAGTCCCCATCCGCTAGCATCACGAGTATATTTCTATGGCAAGCACACACAGCGGCAACGCATTGCAACGGTTCATTTGCGCAAACTCAGCAAGTCTATAGCAAGCATGTGCTCGAATAAATGGAAGCGGCGGATATCTTTTAGCAgctatgtatgtttgcatttcAATGCATGATCAACATTCTAAATGGTCGCAGCGTCCAATTAGAGATGGTAATTTTCTCATTGTGCTTCAGTTGCAATGCCGTGCATGCACGTATgtaccacatatgtatatatatgtatgtatgtatgtatgcatatatgcgGTCGTATTAGAAGTAAAACAGTTTGACTAATTAAAACTTGCATTTACGGTTTGAAAATGCCAATTTGTGGTTTATTGGCGATGCTGTTCCTCTTAAGATTTTCACTGAACTGCAGTCAATGCAAAGGCTTGTGAGGCTTACTCGTACTAACGGATACAACTGTAATTGTTTCACAATAATTATAACGTAACGTAACGTAAATCCATCAATAAGCTTAATATTTCTTCATAGTTTTGTCAGTACTTTAGTGATATTGGCTGTCTTAAGGCAGAGAACCTCAATGGTCTATAAAGTGTGATTCCATGCCAACGAGAAAGATTAACAATATCTGgttggaaaatttaattatgaaaaagcTGCGATTGCTACTAACGAACACAAACAAATCAAGTAAGGAAggtctaagttcgggtgcaactgaAGATTTTATAGTCTTGAACcctgcaagaatcaaagccagcgAAATACCTTAAAAGGCAAACAGTCAACCAGCGTATAAAAATCCaagtaattatatacatacatacatatatgtatgtatatacatacatatattatatgtatgtgtgaagttGAAATTCTCAAACTCTTGTCACCATAATCCACAACAAAACTTCCACAAAATGTTTGTtaagaaaatcgaaaatcatattacatacatatcgtcacctaaaatgcaaaataacgtaacaacattttctgaaatttacaGGAGAAAGAATGAAACCTGTTATAAAAGAAACATgagttaaacaaaatttaaatattggtaAAGACTGGGTTATATCTGATAGCAGAACCTTAAAATGTTGtagatatgtacttatatgtatttaatttgaagtagtggGTCGTAATCAATGAAAcactcaatttcaaattttttgatcatacgttattttgtattttaggtgacgatatgtacatagtatgtatatgagaattggCTGTAATATCGAtccaaatttatctatttttgtcatATTAATATGCAACACACTAATAAAATGTTCTCTAAGGTTCATTAAGGTACCATCACCAaacatatggagtaaagtcatcCTTATATTATAGGTTTTAGTATGTTGGCTAGGTCAAATTTTCCCCCAAAATAGGCACAAAGGTACACTGCTATCAGTAAAACACTCTCTTTCATGAAGTTATCTCACATATCGGCATATGTACTCATTGACTTCAACTCGGACTTCAACTTTCCTAAAAATAAGGGATGAAGCAATTTGAGCAAAtcacttttcttcaaaaatgagtaaATTCGGAAGTTCGTAGCACCTCACATCTTCTTGCCGTAATTTCACATAACAGCTACATTTCCTtgcaataattttacattttccaaCAAGCCATAAAATATTCTTATTCgcgcaaattaaaaaatgtcatCAATCGGCCACGAGCTTGTTTACCTATCAATTAGGATCACTTTCGAAGCGGGACCACATCAGCCCCATGGTGCGAATGGGTGGCTTGCGAAAATAGCTGTGAACGCATACGGAAACTgtacaagttgttgttgtttggtctGTTACATTTCCAACTGCTGTTCATGCTGCTGCAGCCTTGGGATATTCAACAGCAGCACAAGCAACGGTGATATTATCTCATCTTTTCAACAGGCAACAACACCACCATTACAATTTATTGACAACGTGTGGCAACTGACACGCAAGTAATCGCCATTTGATATGCATTTCCAACTTGTGGTTGTAAAAAGTAATTTGCCATTGTTgcttgttgcttgttgttgccaTTTCAAATCAGCAAGTGAATATTCCTACTTTTCATTTCTTCACATTGTTTTTGCTGTAATTGCAGTTTTTGCCCACTTTTATTGGCGTCATCTTCCACAGCTTCTTCTCGCTACTTTTTACCTTTACACCTGCCCATTTATTTTTCTCATCTAATTACTAAAGAAAtagtatagcaacaaaaaccgTAAGACGACGCTGCATGCTGTTGTCATAATTCGCCACAACAATGCCATCAGTTTCGCAGTCGCCACCGGTTCACAGTTAGCGCCGATTCACGTGCTTTCCATAAATTGCTAACGCAAGCATAGCAACAAATACGAAGCAAAAGACTGAAAGCGTTtgataaataaaagtgaatttttgcgGAAAAATATGCGgtaactacaaaaacaacaatgtggCTTTTACATTACAACAAGCCGACAATGATATTGTAAAGAGCTCATAAAAACTTGGAGTGAATATACATTACACACATTTCTatgtttacatacttatgtatgtatgtacatacatatgtatatgcattaatACAAATAGTAGGTACAATTCAGCATTTCCCTTTATTAACAACACAACACAGTTTCGCCGGCAGATGAGATATGACGAAAAAAGTTGGGAGCTttagaaaaattagaaatgcaaaaaattataatgttattaaaattttatttatttttgatacttAATATTATAAAACGTGAATGGAGTGTTTAATTTAGAGGCACATGGCTCTATCTGAgataaatttaaacatttttcatatgtacatacatatgtaccatgtatgtttgtacatagaTACTTACGAGTATATCAACTATATTAACTTTCGATTTCATCGTTCTGTTCGCTGGGTCTACTGCTGCGGTTTTAATGGATTCAGTGCTCAAATAGAACAAAAAGAAAGAAGATATAAATACGCGGGTGTGCGATACTATCTTAGTTATTAGTCAAACTGCTCTTTCGCTCTGTACAgacatatgtagatgtatgtgtatgtagctACAACCAGTATTTTCACTAATAAGTTGGTTTGCTTGTAGTTTTCCTACTAGGCGGCAAACGAAGTAGCTTTCACTGCTGTTTGTCATGCTTGAAAACTAAATAAGCAAAGTAATGCGTTGagagaaacaaaaagaaacaattaaCGCCACAGATCAtcaaatgaagaagaaattaatcaCATTTGCAAGTGCTAAATGTACTACggcatatgcaacaacaacatctttATGCATTACCTCTTCGCTTAATTAATTTCGAtttataagtgtgtatgtgtgtagatatGTCCAAATTGATTAGCCTGAATGAAATACAACAAATCGataaagtaaatagttaaactcatgaatgatatatgtatgtatatgtatctatgtatgtaagtaacgATTCGTACGTTTCTTTTTACCATTTACAGAATGCACTCTTTCGCCGTTTGTAAGCGGTTCGGCGTCCGAGAAAATCCCGTTTGTGTTTCTACCATTGCGCGGCCAAATCATTTACCCCAGCAGAGAAATCAGTTTTCCAAGTAAGTTTACACTccgtcacatacatatgtatgtatatacgtgcaTACGCGCACACAGGTTCCTACCCGAGGCGACCTGTGAATATTTGTAGATGATAGTATTcgtgtgttttttttcttacacctatttttgtttttagtatgtatatatgagtaaCGGCATTTACGTTGATATTTGTCATTATTGCTTGTTTAAATcttaaagcaaaacaaatgttaTGACAGCGTATGCGTTTTCGCCatttatttatggaaatattttaaaaaattgcagaTATTCGTACACCCGTGTGCGCAGTCACTGGAGCCCAATATCTCACCACCAACGGTTGGTCAGATCTGCGGAACCCCATCGATACGGACTACCCATTCCGTATGTTCCGTGACGAAGGGCGTACTTTCCTGCAGGTGAGTCCCAATTCTACAATTTAGCAATTCTGCGGATGAGCTGCGAGTACGAAAAGACTTCAGCAAAGAATTATCAGAGAAGCAATGTTGCAGGAAAACGCAAAAGATTGTGTAACAATTAAATCGTACATGCTTATACACAAGAGATGACACACAAAGCAAGAAAACCATTAAAGTGTTAATAATTAGCGCGTGCAACTTGTTGCACTTGCTGCACACATGCTCAGATACCATGCTTGGTgaagaaactaaatttttttaaataaactaaatgatCATGCGTTTACTTCAAAAGCTTCAACTGGTAATAACTTCACTTAAAAAGCTATCAGCTAAAGCATGCGAAACTAAAAGGTAAATTTAAAGAAGAAAGATAGCCGCATACCTTAATAAAAGCGGCCGACGCGGCATCCCCAAATCAAGCGACAACTTTACGTCAAATTCTAacttaaattctaaaattagtacgaaagaaataaaatgtaaatgcaTGAATTTACTAATAATACTTTCTTTCATTCGTACAAGCATTAAAAATCGCACctaaagaaatatttgagaaaaataatgaaaattattaaaatcgaatttttcaacccTCAGCGTTGCCGCCGCGTTTGTTTAGTTATGAGCCATAGAAAATCTATGGGCATGAGAATCTTTTGAACGGCATTAAAAGTGCAGACTAGAATAATATTGCAGATAGAATATCACCTACCAACCTATCTTTACTTAGTTTTGTCCATGCCCTGGTTTAGACCCAACCAAAAgtcataaaattattcaaattaatagGTTTCCACTTAAACcaaatttaacatttaaaaataaaacaaacacttCAACTTTAAATATTGAACAAACGTCATAATCATTTAAACAATGTTTTCGAAATACATATGGCAGTTAGTCGAAAAGCATCTTTCGCAAACGTCAGAACGTTATTTCTTTTATTCGCTAAGCTTGAAAACGATTGTAGTAATTTGGAGTGTGAAATTTCTTTAAgacattttgtcatattttcaTATCGACGCTGGACAACGCTAATCGAACGGTTAACGATGATTATCTCAGAGAAATATATTCTGTGGTCGATTTATATCATAAATTTCACTATTGACCTATATTCTGAGTATTTAAACATCGAAATTAATCGAACCGACCAGACCTTCACtattaaatatgaattaaatgtGCTTAACTTTTTCAGTGGCTGGGTGAACCGGATTTGCGCCACAAAATGCAAGGTCGACTCATTGTGGTGCATTTAGTCTGTCGCGACATGACAATTTCTTTAAATGCCACCAGCAAaggtacacacacatattttatacatacatacatatgtataataacaaaaattcaaaacagaTAATCTAAtagaatttgaaataatttcttaGACCACATGTTGCCACCAAAGAATGTCTACTCACCTTGTGTTGCCTTTCGCGTCAACGGCACACCAGTTAAATACACTCACAGTAAGTATATTCATCGCTAGCAGTATAAAATCAATCACTTTTGatcttatttaaattaaatcacaacattttttcacttttaaccACCAATTAACAGATGTCTCAGAGGTCCTCTTCCAGTCGGAAACTACGTCAACACTGGCGTCCACTTCGGACGGCATGTCCACCAAAGAGTATGTGGTAATTGCAGTTTGCAGTCTGTTGCTTGGTCTTATTTATGTTGCCTCAGTATTTCTGTACCTGCACATGAAGAAACGAAAGGGTCGTCACCAATCGCCGCACACACGCAACTCTCTCGATGACATgaacaatgaaataaattatcCTAAAAATGACCAAGTGACATTCGGCGCGCCTTTCAATCGCAGTGGCAGCATTTACTCAGCCACTAGCATGGGCACATCAAATGAGCCACGTTCACGCACTAGCATTGGAAGTTTGAAAGAGGAAATGGGCATCGTCAAAAGTAATCCTTTATTGCAACACTATCCCCAATTGAGCGAACATAATTCGGGCTTTGCTAGCGACATATCGAATTCGAATTCCGAATGCGAAATGGATGGTACTTTGCAAGAAAAACTCAAACAGGTATTTTGCATGCTTTGTGCATTTTCCGCCTTATTATATATGCTTGAGGATATTGAAGCGTTTGCGTGACTTGACAGATGCAGACATCGGCACTGGTTCATCCGCAGTTGGGAGGTATGGGAAAGTTGCACAACAGCTCACCGAACGGTTCGCCGAAGAACGCGAAAGATCAGTCGATTGCTGAGACAACACACGAGCCGCCATTATCATCGTCGCCCACACAAGAGACGGAATGCCTGCCGGTAGAGAATGTTTCGATTGTCGAGGACATGATGACTGAAGAGAAATTGGAACACTTGAGGCAAATGATGAACGGTAGTGTGCGTAAAAAGCTTTACTTTAATCCCGCCTACTTTGAACCACATTTATTGGCGGTAAGTGTGAAGGAAAAGTTAAAGATTAACTAACTCACATATTTCATTCTTAACTAACTACTTATGCATCTTCAGCAACCTCCACCCGCTGCCATTGAATTCTTACACAAAATACGTGAGGTAATTGCAATAGCGAAATATAAAATGGCTACAAAAAGATACCAACCATCGCTTATTATGATACCTGAAGAGGGGACACAACGCTCTGATACAGCCTCTCTGTATGGTTCAAACCGCCAACAGTCGCCGTCCGAGTGTCAAGGCTGTGCGAATAATCGTTGCAGCGGCCATGTGAAAAATTGCGGCGACAAGCGAAATAGCATCGAAAAGTGGTTGCAGACGGTGACTAGCAATGAGGGTGACGGTAACAGTGAAAACACTCAAACACAACCCTCCAGCAGCGCCAATGAACAGTCACAGACAAATAAGGCTCAACCATTAGAACAGCTACTAAGCGAAAACATCAGGCGCCAGTCGCTAAGCAGTTCTTCGCCATCGCTCTCAGGTCTCTCACATAGTTGCAGCGGTCAACGTGGCACATTAAGTAAGGAGACCACGTCACCCAAGCAGCGTCCTCCGCCACCTCCCATACCCACTGATGCCGCAGATAGAATTGATAATATTAAACGCCATACAGTCAACTCAAAACCGACTGCACAAGGGTCATCTGTAAGTGACATAGATATCATTAAAAGTACGTCGTCGGTTTCCTACCAGCTTTATTGCTCCAGTGTTTCTACAGATAACTCTGTCAATACACCCGTTAATAATAATTACAGTAAGGCATTTTCTGCGCTCTCTGCTGCAGCCAGTATATATGGTTTCGCTGAAACTGGCAGCGAGATTTACAATAATCCCAAATTTTCACTTCATGACTCTCCATGCTCATCACAACGTGGACAAGATTTCGCTTCTCATCGATCAAAGTCCAATGCAGTACGCAAAAAGAGCGATGTTTTTGATATCTACGATCCATCTTCCGTCAGCAATTCACATTGCCCCGCTGGGCACCAGCAATATGATGTTATGCGCAATTCACTCAATCGTGAGTATATTGCTGCTTTTAATGCCAGTACCGGTTTCCATTTGGATATACCAACACCGGACTATGATAGtacaattgaaaagaaaatcaaaGACATTTATAACAATACACAGAGCAGCGTACCATCGGTACCAACGCCTGACTACAGTACCCTGAGTCGCAAATCGCTCAAACAATTTCAACCCGATTCGCCGATTTATAGACGCAAATCACCACAATATCTAATTGTGGATTACGAAACCGATAGTCTAGAGCGATTGGAGGCCACTAAGCGTAAAAGCTCTCAGTCGTCCTCGTCTCCCTCATCCGATGTGAGCTCCCAGCTCAGCCCTAGTCTAAGTACAGCATTACCGCTTGAGGAAGAGTTAGAGATCAGTCACACAGTCTACGACAAATCAAAGGGGTTTCGTCCAGAGGCTGGACtgaagaaaaaaactttaaacaagTCAGACAGCGATAGCAGTAAACAGAAAGAAATAGCAGCACGTATTAAATATGATACACCGTTTCGGGGCAGTATGACCATTGAAGTAGAACATGAACCTCAATCAGATATCGAACGCTCTACAGATAGCGATCAATTTGAGCCTGATACATTAGATCGCAAGCCGAAGAAGCAAAGCTTCTGTGATGTGAACGCCTGGCCGGGACAGGCCTTAAAAAAGATTCAAAATGGAGATCAGCTAAATAATTACACCTCGCTGCCTGTGATGGGCTTGCACGAAACGCATAATGACATGCATGGACATCAATCACCATTAATGTTGCGTTCAAGTAGTTCATTTCGAAGTCAAAGCAGCCATGGCAGTGGGTGTTTTCCGGCATACGAAAGCCACGTCTCGCCACGTACAAGAGAATTAGTCAACGAGCTGAATGATGAACGAAGGCCCAACATCAATAGCTTACGAGAGATTTATCAATCGCCATTGGTACGACAAAATAGTCAATCAAGCTGTAAGTGTGGAGGTCAATATGCTAGCGCACAAGAGCTCGATTTAAGTAATGAGCAAGGGCGTTTACTTACGCTCGAGGCTAAACAAAAGCGGCGTCAACAAATCGTTGAATCACCTGTCTCACCACCACCACCCACAAACATAGAGATCTCAAATGCAGCATCtaataaaacaactattaaaATTAGTACACCGAAAGTTCGACGCGTTGCAGAAGCTGCAGTAATTAGCCCTCATGTACATTCTCCAAAGACGACGCCGCCCCCACCTCCTAAGAACTTTTCGGTTTCGTCAAAGAGTTTCTACGAACTAACAAAACACGTAAAAGCTCCGCTTACACCAATGCCTACCGCAAGCCGAACGCCCTCCCCTACTCCCAGCAGCACCCTGAACAGCACAACTACCAGCAAAGCGTCATCTTCATCACTGGGTGAAAATAAACGCATCAGTCGTTCACCGCTACCATTGCCTCCACCACCTCCACCCAGTTCGGCATCCACCACATTAACAAGTCAACGAAGTCACGCCTCTACACGGCACTCGCATCACGACCATCATTACCAGAACCCCAATCCCCTCAATCGCCAACACTTTGTTCATCACTCCACCACCAGTACaaatgctacaacaacagcCACTGAAGAGGAGACAACGAGCAATCATAGCGAATCCACCGAGATCACGGGTGTATCGGATAACTTACCCAACTCAGAATTTGATGGTTCATGCAACAATACGCTCTCCAGTGTTGCACATGATGAGCAAACAGATAAACCGAACCCAACTGATTCACAAGAATATTTGAGCAGTCGCGTTAGTTTCCACAATGACAAGCATTTAGATTCACCacccacaaaaacaaaatctaaaCACATTGAAGATGACTATGGAACAATGTTCAATACGGAGATCAATGGTTTGCGGGGTGACTATAGCCTTACGAAGTACATGAACCGTCGAAAGACTGTAGATCCCGCTGAAGAAGACCAGATTTGTCGTAAAGATATCGAAACGCAGCTCGAAACgaacaataatattaataatgcgAAAATTTGCGAGTTAGACAACAGCAAATTAGACCTGCTCTCGATTGGTTCACGTTCGAATCGTAGCAGCAGTCGACTGTCCGATCGGACCAAGGAACTATATAGGAATGCTGGAGTACCAGTCGGCATAGCATATCCACAACGAAGCACAGCTTCAAATAGTAATAGTGCCAACTCAACGCCACCACCAACTGCACAACCACCAATAAGCACAATACAAACAGTTTATCATTGTGAAATCGAGCCTGTGCAGTTGTCACATGGAATGCAAATTGCAATGGGTCTCAAAGATCGCGCCAAAAAAGCCAAGGATCTCAAGAATGCATGGAAGAAGTTCGTTAGCATGGCTGCTTCTAAATTTAGTCCAACACATAGTCCAGCACCTCCTTATGATAAAAAGCCGCTTGGTTTTCTGGAGGTGCTCGACCGTGACGAAGGCATATCCTCGCTTATTGACGAACATCCACGAGTATCTTCCCCAAAAAGTAATTACTCTGCACCTACCTCTCATAACTATTATGGACAGCGATTCGGATCACGTCTACAAGAAATGGACAGCGGTTATATGAGCGCCGATTCGGGTGAAGTACACAAACGTAGCTTCTACGATCGTTACAACTTTAAAAAGATGTCCGGTCGTGATCGCATTATACGCATAGATACAATTGAAGATAATTCGGATGGCGACAGTACTTTAACCGATCGTCACAACGGTATGACGGCATCTATGCGACGTGGCAGCATATTAGATAGCAATCGGTTTGAAGATTTTG includes:
- the LOC105230656 gene encoding uncharacterized protein LOC105230656, whose product is MPHALLTSLLEAQGRNVAGKMVRVQYVATVLLCLSIWQSRATSILETVASRSTTTIGIRDHHSAFVNTDYDSETIATSAALDTTHGGEIMGATSLAAAAGAAVAMASEKVASVGSNNVNSEVHNPLNTAATAESDIEVGPFDVIVDSRTGDINNYDAGGGTADTGTLTQTHGSNEIFSSSANLLLELTANIINLTRQHNGDIFRTMGVHTCNADTCVGLSSGTAGVDVLSVTGEKGGNSGATIHSTAGVDHFVRRPKFLKSNDRAVASEPTESCQCRCLPYLSTYREDLGICVDDVHECTLSPFVSGSASEKIPFVFLPLRGQIIYPSREISFPNIRTPVCAVTGAQYLTTNGWSDLRNPIDTDYPFRMFRDEGRTFLQWLGEPDLRHKMQGRLIVVHLVCRDMTISLNATSKDHMLPPKNVYSPCVAFRVNGTPVKYTHNVSEVLFQSETTSTLASTSDGMSTKEYVVIAVCSLLLGLIYVASVFLYLHMKKRKGRHQSPHTRNSLDDMNNEINYPKNDQVTFGAPFNRSGSIYSATSMGTSNEPRSRTSIGSLKEEMGIVKSNPLLQHYPQLSEHNSGFASDISNSNSECEMDGTLQEKLKQMQTSALVHPQLGGMGKLHNSSPNGSPKNAKDQSIAETTHEPPLSSSPTQETECLPVENVSIVEDMMTEEKLEHLRQMMNGSVRKKLYFNPAYFEPHLLAQPPPAAIEFLHKIREVIAIAKYKMATKRYQPSLIMIPEEGTQRSDTASLYGSNRQQSPSECQGCANNRCSGHVKNCGDKRNSIEKWLQTVTSNEGDGNSENTQTQPSSSANEQSQTNKAQPLEQLLSENIRRQSLSSSSPSLSGLSHSCSGQRGTLSKETTSPKQRPPPPPIPTDAADRIDNIKRHTVNSKPTAQGSSVSDIDIIKSTSSVSYQLYCSSVSTDNSVNTPVNNNYSKAFSALSAAASIYGFAETGSEIYNNPKFSLHDSPCSSQRGQDFASHRSKSNAVRKKSDVFDIYDPSSVSNSHCPAGHQQYDVMRNSLNREYIAAFNASTGFHLDIPTPDYDSTIEKKIKDIYNNTQSSVPSVPTPDYSTLSRKSLKQFQPDSPIYRRKSPQYLIVDYETDSLERLEATKRKSSQSSSSPSSDVSSQLSPSLSTALPLEEELEISHTVYDKSKGFRPEAGLKKKTLNKSDSDSSKQKEIAARIKYDTPFRGSMTIEVEHEPQSDIERSTDSDQFEPDTLDRKPKKQSFCDVNAWPGQALKKIQNGDQLNNYTSLPVMGLHETHNDMHGHQSPLMLRSSSSFRSQSSHGSGCFPAYESHVSPRTRELVNELNDERRPNINSLREIYQSPLVRQNSQSSCKCGGQYASAQELDLSNEQGRLLTLEAKQKRRQQIVESPVSPPPPTNIEISNAASNKTTIKISTPKVRRVAEAAVISPHVHSPKTTPPPPPKNFSVSSKSFYELTKHVKAPLTPMPTASRTPSPTPSSTLNSTTTSKASSSSLGENKRISRSPLPLPPPPPPSSASTTLTSQRSHASTRHSHHDHHYQNPNPLNRQHFVHHSTTSTNATTTATEEETTSNHSESTEITGVSDNLPNSEFDGSCNNTLSSVAHDEQTDKPNPTDSQEYLSSRVSFHNDKHLDSPPTKTKSKHIEDDYGTMFNTEINGLRGDYSLTKYMNRRKTVDPAEEDQICRKDIETQLETNNNINNAKICELDNSKLDLLSIGSRSNRSSSRLSDRTKELYRNAGVPVGIAYPQRSTASNSNSANSTPPPTAQPPISTIQTVYHCEIEPVQLSHGMQIAMGLKDRAKKAKDLKNAWKKFVSMAASKFSPTHSPAPPYDKKPLGFLEVLDRDEGISSLIDEHPRVSSPKSNYSAPTSHNYYGQRFGSRLQEMDSGYMSADSGEVHKRSFYDRYNFKKMSGRDRIIRIDTIEDNSDGDSTLTDRHNGMTASMRRGSILDSNRFEDFEHMGEPPEGEVALMRCNVTATQDSPEADSSDAESDKTLTQSSGAHLDTTHMDALNVYSSEEEEQRRDRKSPSYGSSETDGETNAEDMWESGAESIETHSVLYKNVRNS